The Falco naumanni isolate bFalNau1 chromosome 1, bFalNau1.pat, whole genome shotgun sequence genome window below encodes:
- the ANXA5 gene encoding annexin A5, with the protein MAKYTRGTVTAFSPFDARADAEALRKAMKGMGTDEETVLKILTSRNNAQRQEIASAFKTLFGRDLVDDLKSELTGKFETLMVSLMRPTYIFDAHALKHAIKGAGTNEKVLTEILASRTPAEVQSIKQVYLQEYEANLEDKITGETSGYFQRLLVVLLQANRDPDGRVDEGLVEQDAQVLFRAGELKWGTDEEKFITILGTRSVSHLRKVFDKYMTISGFQIEETIDRETSGDLEKLLLAVVKCIRSVPAYFAETLYYSMKGAGTDDDTLIRVMVSRSEIDLWDIRQEFRKNFAKSLYQMIQKDTSGDYRKALLLLCGGNDE; encoded by the exons ATGGCGAAG TACACGAGAGGCACCGTGACAGCCTTCTCTCCTTTTGATGCCAGAGCTGATGCAGAAGCTCTTCGTAAGGCCATGAAAGGAATGG GAACTGATGAAGAAACTGTTCTGAAGATCCTTACCAGCAGAAACAATGCTCAGCGTCAAGAAAttgcatctgcttttaaaaccttATTTGGCAgg GATCTTGTAGATGACCTGAAATCAGAACTTACCGGAAAATTTGAAACATTGATGGTATCTTTGATGAGACCAACATATATTTTTGATGCTCATGCACTGAAGCATGCCATCAAG GGAGCAGGAACCAATGAGAAAGTGTTGACTGAAATTCTTGCCTCCAGAACACCTGCTGAAGTGCAGAGTATTAAACAGGTTTATCTGCAAG AATATGAGGCCAACTTGGAGGATAAGATCACAGGAGAAACATCAGGCTATTTTCAGAGACTGCTGGTGGTCCTGTTGCAG GCAAACAGAGATCCTGATGGCAGAGTTGATGAGGGTCTTGTTGAGCAGGATGCACAG GTTTTGTTTAGAGCTGGGGAGCTGAAATGGGgaacagatgaagaaaagttCATCACCATCTTGGGAACCCGAAGTGTTTCCCATTTAAGGAAGG tgtttgaCAAATACATGACTATTTCCGGCTTTCAAATTGAAGAGACCATTGATCGTGAAACCTCTGGTGATTTGGAGAAGCTGCTTTTGGCAGTTG tgaaatgcatCCGAAGTGTGCCTGCCTATTTTGCTGAGACTCTGTATTATTCCATGAAG gGGGCTGGCACTGATGACGATACCCTGATCAGAGTCATGGTTTCAAGAAGTGAAATTGATCTGTGGGATATTAGACAAGAATTCAGAAAGAATTTTGCAAAATCATTGTATCAAATGATTCAG AAAGATACGTCTGGGGACTACAGGAAAGCACTCCTGCTCCTCTGTGGTGGAAATGATGAGTAA